The region CGCCGGGAAGCAGCATCACCGGCAGGTCACCGTAGGCCTTGATGCCATCGATAACTGCCTGGGCTTGCTCCTTGTGGTGCACAATCGCGTTGTAGAGCGCGCCGTGCGGCTTGACGTACTGCACCTTCGTGCCCTTCGCGCGGGCTAAGGCGTCGAGGGCGCCGATTTGGTAGGTGACTTCGTCGGCAAGCTGCTCCGGGGAGTAATCGATGAAGCGGCGGCCAAAAGCTGCCGGATCGTTGTAGGCCGGGTGGGCGCCGACGACGACGCCGGCCTCGGCGGCATCGCCAAGCGTGCGCGCAATGGACTGCGGGTCACCGGCGTGGAAACCAGTGGCCACGTTTGCGGAAGAGACCATCCCGAGCATCGCATGGTCGTCGGCCACCGGGTTGCCCGCAGTGGTCTCGCCCAGGTCAGCGTTCAGGTCAATGTGTAAAGAGGACATGCAACACCATCCCTCAAATTGTTGAACAATCCTTAATGAAGGACAGTGTAGTCCGCGTCACGACCTTTTGTGAAGACGGTTACGTTTGTTTACGGAAGGTGGGGGCACCCACCTTCCGTGGGGTACCCACCTGTCCTGCGAATGGATAGTCGGTGTAACCGTGTTGGCCACCAGTATAGAAGGTCGACTCATCCGGCGTGTTGAGTTCGAGACCCTGCTGCCAGCGCTCCACGAGGTCCGGGTTGGCGATGAGCAACCGACCTACAGCCACGGCATCGATGTGGGACAGATTGACTAAGGAGGTGGCATCGTCAAGCTGGGTGTACGCGGCGAAACCATTATTGCCGATGACCTTGGTGACCCCGTTGCTGCGCGCACGGGTGGCGAGATCCGTAATGAGCGGGCCGTCGCACTCGGCGTGCAAGAAAGAGATATAGGCCAAGTTCAGCTCGCTTAAGCTATCGATGACCACACGATACGTCGCCTGCACATCCTGCTCATCGTCCTCAATCACGCCCTGGACGTTGTGCTGCGGGGACAAGCGCAACGCGACGCGGTCACCACCGATTTCCTCAGCGACCGCACGCACGACCTCCACCAGCAGGCGCGCACGATTTTCCGGCGAACCGCCGTATTCATCGGTGCGGTGATTCGACGTGGGGCCTAAGAACTGGTGCAGGATATAACCATTCGCACCGTGGATTTCCACGCCATCGATACCGGCATCGACCGCGCGTCGGGTTGCCTGGCGGAACTGATCAACCACGCGCGGAATCTCATCGTGCTCCAACGCGCGGGGCACGGGACACTCCTTGCGGGACTCCCAATCACGCACCGCGGTACCCGACGCAATCGCCGACGGGGCCTCCGGCTGTTGGCCATCCAACAACTCCGGGTGGGACAAGCGACCGCCATGCATCACCTGCATGAAGATGGTGCCACCGCGGGCGTGGACGGCATCGGCAACCTTGCGCCAACCTTCCTGGTGCTCAGGCGTTTCAATACCTGCCTGGCCAGGGAACGCACGGGTATTGACCGCCGGAAACGTGCCCTCAGTAACAATCAGGCCCGCACTTGCGCGCTGGGAATAGTAATCCACATGCAACTGCGTCGGCGTACCCGAACGGCCTGCCCGCGAACGGGTCAACGCTGCCATCGTCACGCGATTGTTCAAGTCATAACGGCCCACCCGCAGCGGGCTAAAGAGCGAAGAATCAGTCATGCCCGGTGCAACAGTGGCGGGGTGGGGCAGTATTCCCTAAACGTGTTGAGCCTTAATAGTCGGAAATCAGGTTGGCTGCGTGTTCGCGCAGGAAGTCACGGAGATAGGGAAGGGCGAAATCCACTTTGCCGTGGCCCGCTTCAACGATGATTTCAGCGTCGATAAGTCGACGTCGGTAGTTGCCAATATATGCTGCTTTTCGTCGCATACGCTGGGCAATATCAGAAGTATTGGAAGGGCCATCGTCCTGCGCCATCTTGAGCAGGAACGTCCGGTCGACATCAGAGAGTTCTTCTAAAGCGGGGTAATGCAGGAGTCGACCGAGTTTTACTCGTGCCTGATCGATGCCCTTTCGGGCAGCGTCGTAAGTAATACGGTTGTTCTCGATGGCTCGCACGCAGCAGAGACCGACAAGTTGAATCATGAACGGGTAACCCTGACAAGCTTTTACAGCTAGTTCGAGAGCGTCTGGTTCCCATTCAAATGGCGTGGTGGTTAGAGGCTCTTCAAGTGCCGCCTTCACATCTGCGTCAGACACACGCCCAAGTTCCAAACGCTCTGCTCTTCTTAGGAACGTAACCGGGTTGGTATTGCCCGAGGAGTCATGGCTGGCTAGGAGCGGCTTGATTGACGACGGGATGCCAGCCATAGCGACAGCGATTTCTTCGTCTTCGCGAACGAGATGTTGGATTGTGGCTCCGAACTCTATGACCTCCTGGCTGTGCTGGTGATGCATCTCGTCCAAGGTGATGAGCACACCAGTCGGCGCTTGGCCGGCGATTCGATCCTGTTCACGTTGGAAAGCAAAAAGGTCTTTTAGGGCTGAACGCAAAGAGTATGAAGAGTTTTCTAGAGACGTGGTGTCCCAGTCGACGCCCAATCCGAACCCATGGAGGGAAAGCTGTAATCCCTTAATTTCGCGACGGTTGATGCTCAGCTGCTGGATGATTGCTTTACGTAGCCGCTCGCTAAAACCGGTGGTTGCCGTTTCACTCAATACGCGCCATCCGTTTTCTCGAGCAACGTCTTCAAGACGATTGAGTAGGACCGTCTTGCCAATGCCTCGTGGGCCGACGACAAGGGAGATTCTTTCATGTGCTCCCGGCCCATCATCAAGTGCGTACTGGAAATTTTGGATCGCTTCATCGCGGCCGACCAGAAGGGGTGGGTTAACTCCAAGCGAGGCTTTGAACGGATTCTTTGGCTGCATAGTCAACAGTTTAGGGCAGCGCCCTTATGAACGCTTGTGAACTTTATGAATTTTGTGAATGCTTGTGAATTTGGCGCGGAGTGGAGACGAAACATAACTCTGTCGGCTCTTGTACGCTGACGGTGTCACCACTTTGAATGAGGAGGCAGTATGGCAGGTTCGCCCGAGAACATCCTGTTCTACCTGCCGGAAGAGCAGGAAGCGGAGATTCGGGAGGTCTTCGCCAAGCTTGCTGAACGTGGCCTGCCGGAACAAAAGCAAACTCCACACATTACGGTGACGTTCTCCCCAAAGATGGATCCGGACGTGGTGGAACTAGCTCAGGAATTGCTGCCGCCACTGGTTCCGAGTCAACTGCGTCGGGTGGGCACCGTCGTATTCGGTACCAAGCGAAAGCAGACTGTGGCGTGGTTGCTGGAAGCCGATGAAGAACTCGAAGCAACCGCTCGTCAGTTAAGTGCTGCGAATCCGGATGGTCGGGGAGAGCGCTGGACTCCTCACATCACGATGGGGCTGCGGTTACCGCGGGAAACGGTACCGGAATACATCAAGGCTATCGATGAAGTAACCTCACCGCATCTGCGCTATCTCACTGCGGAACGCGCTTGTTATTGGCGACCACAAGAAAAGATTCTGCGGCAGTTTAACTAGAGCGGAGTGCAGTTTTCATCCACGCCATGGATGCCGAGTCCTTCGGCTTCGGCTTGCGCAACGGCATCGGCAACCTCGGGGTAGAAGCGGTCATTTTCGCCCACTACCAGGGCAGTGCCTAAACCAGCAGCAGCGATTTCAGCATTGACGAAGACATCGTCTTTGAAGACTGCCGCCAACGTCCGGTCGTAACGATCGGTGCGTTCCTCGTCGTATTGCAGTTCAACCTCAGTACCGATGGGGAGGAGTTCTTCCAGGAAAGCGGTTGCTTCCTCGGCCATGCACTCGGTCGGGTTGCCAAAGCGTGCGAGCTCCGGCGTATCCACGTTGAGCAAACGCACGCGGATGGTGTCACCCCGGTGTTCTACATCGAGGGTGTCCCCATCGACGATGTAGGAGACGGTGTAGGGGTGGTCGGTGGAGGCATCATAAAGCAGCACGCCTCCGATGACCACCGCACCAACTGCCAGCACGCCGCCGAGCACCTTGAAGAATTTCATGTCCCTCCCAATGGGTCTTTCCTGATCATAGGAAAAGAAACCGCTCGAAGCGAACGTATGTGTGTCTACTTGTGAATCTTTTAGTTAGCCACATGTAGTAAAAATAGATAATTGTTTACCTGGGGATATGTGGCTAAGTACCCCATTCGCAGGCCGCGAACTACCCCATTCGCATTTTCAAATTGGC is a window of Corynebacterium camporealensis DNA encoding:
- a CDS encoding thermonuclease family protein, which codes for MKFFKVLGGVLAVGAVVIGGVLLYDASTDHPYTVSYIVDGDTLDVEHRGDTIRVRLLNVDTPELARFGNPTECMAEEATAFLEELLPIGTEVELQYDEERTDRYDRTLAAVFKDDVFVNAEIAAAGLGTALVVGENDRFYPEVADAVAQAEAEGLGIHGVDENCTPL
- a CDS encoding LamB/YcsF family protein gives rise to the protein MSSLHIDLNADLGETTAGNPVADDHAMLGMVSSANVATGFHAGDPQSIARTLGDAAEAGVVVGAHPAYNDPAAFGRRFIDYSPEQLADEVTYQIGALDALARAKGTKVQYVKPHGALYNAIVHHKEQAQAVIDGIKAYGDLPVMLLPGGVAVDLAEKSGLTVVREAFADRNYNPDGTLVSRTLPNAVLHDEKDVVNRVIEVAETGSITAVDGTKLAVDAQSVCTHGDSPGSVQLLRNVIDELHRRDIDIRSFL
- a CDS encoding alkene reductase, whose protein sequence is MTDSSLFSPLRVGRYDLNNRVTMAALTRSRAGRSGTPTQLHVDYYSQRASAGLIVTEGTFPAVNTRAFPGQAGIETPEHQEGWRKVADAVHARGGTIFMQVMHGGRLSHPELLDGQQPEAPSAIASGTAVRDWESRKECPVPRALEHDEIPRVVDQFRQATRRAVDAGIDGVEIHGANGYILHQFLGPTSNHRTDEYGGSPENRARLLVEVVRAVAEEIGGDRVALRLSPQHNVQGVIEDDEQDVQATYRVVIDSLSELNLAYISFLHAECDGPLITDLATRARSNGVTKVIGNNGFAAYTQLDDATSLVNLSHIDAVAVGRLLIANPDLVERWQQGLELNTPDESTFYTGGQHGYTDYPFAGQVGTPRKVGAPTFRKQT
- a CDS encoding ATP-binding protein encodes the protein MQPKNPFKASLGVNPPLLVGRDEAIQNFQYALDDGPGAHERISLVVGPRGIGKTVLLNRLEDVARENGWRVLSETATTGFSERLRKAIIQQLSINRREIKGLQLSLHGFGLGVDWDTTSLENSSYSLRSALKDLFAFQREQDRIAGQAPTGVLITLDEMHHQHSQEVIEFGATIQHLVREDEEIAVAMAGIPSSIKPLLASHDSSGNTNPVTFLRRAERLELGRVSDADVKAALEEPLTTTPFEWEPDALELAVKACQGYPFMIQLVGLCCVRAIENNRITYDAARKGIDQARVKLGRLLHYPALEELSDVDRTFLLKMAQDDGPSNTSDIAQRMRRKAAYIGNYRRRLIDAEIIVEAGHGKVDFALPYLRDFLREHAANLISDY
- a CDS encoding 2'-5' RNA ligase family protein, which codes for MAGSPENILFYLPEEQEAEIREVFAKLAERGLPEQKQTPHITVTFSPKMDPDVVELAQELLPPLVPSQLRRVGTVVFGTKRKQTVAWLLEADEELEATARQLSAANPDGRGERWTPHITMGLRLPRETVPEYIKAIDEVTSPHLRYLTAERACYWRPQEKILRQFN